A region of Paenibacillus thiaminolyticus DNA encodes the following proteins:
- a CDS encoding ABC transporter permease, translating to MREMAYVLHHNWLRLMSRKAIMAITSFMTIAAVAAALLLTSANDSRGSLALVSAASESEGSSISGLHDFEVKRLAEAPRRSELMRNKFDAVIIDEGDGSYTIETMKSEAYATMVRQALEHPDQPLPEAEKRGIGTNVAGFLMMFVLLQGMFYMNFFAEDRVQGTLRRMAASPMSVMTYLAAQVLFCFLLISVPAYLCIAGARLLLHADIGFTLLQYGWLLAVLSLLAAAFALFITVFIDDIDNAVTAASSLILVTSLLSGGFYTIEHEGWMNVLTYWLPQRHFMAAVTSLERGAAYGDAIWPALYVIGLSCILFAAGAMICRRRCQAGRY from the coding sequence ATGAGAGAAATGGCATATGTTTTGCACCATAATTGGTTGAGACTGATGAGCCGCAAGGCGATTATGGCGATTACGTCGTTCATGACGATCGCGGCGGTGGCTGCTGCTTTGCTATTGACATCGGCGAACGATTCGAGAGGCAGTCTCGCCCTTGTATCCGCCGCTTCCGAATCGGAGGGATCTTCCATATCCGGTTTGCACGATTTCGAGGTGAAGCGGCTCGCGGAAGCGCCGCGCAGATCCGAGCTGATGCGCAACAAATTTGATGCCGTCATCATCGATGAAGGGGACGGGAGCTATACGATCGAGACGATGAAGAGCGAGGCGTATGCCACGATGGTGCGTCAAGCGCTGGAGCATCCGGATCAGCCGCTGCCGGAAGCGGAGAAGCGGGGCATCGGTACGAACGTTGCCGGCTTTCTCATGATGTTCGTGCTGCTGCAGGGCATGTTCTATATGAATTTCTTTGCGGAGGACAGGGTGCAGGGCACGCTGCGGCGAATGGCAGCCTCTCCGATGTCCGTCATGACCTATCTTGCGGCCCAGGTCCTGTTCTGCTTCCTGCTTATCAGTGTGCCGGCTTATCTGTGCATCGCGGGAGCAAGGCTCCTTCTGCATGCCGATATCGGCTTCACGCTGCTGCAATATGGCTGGCTTCTCGCCGTATTGTCCCTGCTGGCCGCGGCATTTGCGCTGTTCATTACGGTCTTCATCGACGACATCGACAATGCGGTTACAGCGGCCTCCAGCCTGATTCTTGTCACTTCGCTTCTGTCCGGCGGCTTCTACACGATAGAGCATGAAGGATGGATGAACGTGCTGACCTATTGGCTGCCGCAGCGGCACTTTATGGCTGCCGTGACCAGCTTGGAGCGAGGAGCTGCGTATGGAGACGCAATCTGGCCTGCGCTGTATGTGATCGGTCTGTCCTGCATCCTGTTCGCGGCCGGAGCCATGATCTGCCGAAGAAGATGCCAGGCAGGAAGATATTGA
- a CDS encoding FecCD family ABC transporter permease: MRKTALMGGAAVLLGAAVLLSIGIGSVALSPPDTLLTVFGRGDAAADTILWDIRIPRVLLALLIGANLAASGALLQAVMLNPLADPGLTGVSSGAAVAVLFIMLVVPGYASMIPLAAIAGGGIAAVMVYALAWKKLHGGFTPIRIILSGVAVNAVFGGIIGLLSILYSDKLPSALQWLNGSLSGTGMRDVAVILPYSLAGWLGALLCIRQANILRLGEQAAHNLGQNLNRIRFTLSFIAVYLAAISVSTVGLVGFVGLVVPHIARMMIGSDYRHRLPMSLVLGALVLLVADTIGRTAFAPLEIPAGIVMAMVGGPYFLYLMRKGGA; the protein is encoded by the coding sequence ATGCGCAAAACAGCTCTAATGGGAGGAGCGGCCGTATTGCTTGGAGCGGCGGTGCTGCTCTCCATCGGCATAGGCAGCGTCGCCTTGTCTCCGCCCGACACGCTCCTGACCGTGTTCGGACGCGGGGATGCCGCCGCCGACACGATTCTGTGGGACATCCGGATACCGCGCGTCCTTCTCGCGCTCCTGATTGGCGCGAATCTGGCCGCATCCGGTGCCCTGCTGCAAGCCGTTATGCTGAACCCGCTGGCTGACCCGGGCTTGACGGGCGTGTCCAGCGGCGCTGCCGTCGCCGTGTTATTCATCATGCTGGTTGTTCCCGGGTATGCTTCCATGATACCGCTGGCGGCGATTGCGGGCGGCGGGATTGCGGCCGTGATGGTCTATGCCCTGGCTTGGAAGAAGCTGCACGGGGGATTTACGCCGATTCGCATCATTTTGTCGGGGGTTGCTGTTAATGCGGTATTCGGAGGCATCATCGGACTATTGTCGATTTTGTATAGCGATAAGCTTCCTTCTGCATTGCAATGGCTCAACGGCAGCCTGTCCGGCACCGGGATGCGGGACGTCGCCGTCATCCTTCCGTATTCACTTGCCGGCTGGCTGGGCGCGCTGCTTTGCATCCGGCAGGCCAATATTTTGCGGCTGGGCGAGCAGGCCGCGCATAATCTGGGGCAAAACCTGAACCGGATCCGCTTCACGCTGTCCTTCATTGCGGTCTATCTGGCGGCCATCTCGGTCTCGACTGTCGGTCTGGTCGGCTTCGTCGGACTCGTCGTGCCCCATATCGCCCGAATGATGATCGGCTCTGACTACCGCCATCGTCTGCCGATGAGCCTTGTGCTCGGCGCGCTCGTTCTGCTCGTGGCCGATACGATCGGGCGCACGGCATTTGCTCCGTTGGAGATTCCTGCGGGCATCGTCATGGCGATGGTGGGCGGGCCGTACTTCCTGTATTTGATGCGGAAAGGAGGAGCGTGA
- a CDS encoding ABC transporter permease: MPSTLYRFYAILRRDIVNLVLNPVLLLSNSVFPLLLMLILGYLTRSIYGGGEVSSYDYYGVTILIFMSLNVSMIASNSFMEKSLKQSNLRILHAPVRTSYLYLSKIAATFFFSTLSTLLLLALAHWLLDVHYGGSGWIVVALILIGFNLFSAALGVLMCCLCRSEETSNKILSFVNNLLALIGGLFFQWDGLGRTAEVLSYLSPVKWVAEAVFRVIYDQDAGMALPLLGGFAVGSLVLLWGCSRIFHAEDYV, translated from the coding sequence ATGCCGTCAACTCTGTACAGATTCTACGCCATCCTGAGGCGCGATATCGTTAATCTGGTGCTTAATCCGGTGCTCCTCTTGTCGAATTCGGTATTCCCGCTGCTGCTGATGCTCATCCTCGGTTATTTGACCCGCAGCATCTATGGCGGCGGCGAAGTCTCTTCCTACGATTATTACGGGGTGACCATTCTCATATTTATGTCGCTGAACGTGTCGATGATCGCCTCGAACAGCTTCATGGAGAAGAGCTTGAAGCAGAGCAACCTGCGAATTCTGCACGCGCCTGTAAGGACTTCCTATCTGTATCTCTCAAAAATAGCAGCGACCTTCTTCTTCTCGACGCTGAGCACACTGCTGCTGCTTGCCCTGGCCCATTGGCTGCTCGATGTTCACTATGGCGGGAGCGGCTGGATCGTGGTCGCGCTGATTCTCATCGGCTTCAATCTATTCTCCGCCGCGCTCGGCGTGCTGATGTGCTGCCTGTGCCGAAGCGAGGAGACCAGCAACAAAATTTTGAGCTTCGTCAATAACCTGCTCGCTCTGATCGGAGGCCTGTTCTTCCAGTGGGACGGCCTGGGCCGCACCGCGGAGGTTCTATCCTATCTCTCGCCGGTGAAATGGGTGGCGGAAGCGGTCTTCCGCGTCATCTACGATCAGGATGCGGGGATGGCACTGCCGCTGCTGGGCGGCTTCGCCGTCGGTTCGCTCGTGCTGCTGTGGGGCTGCAGCAGGATATTTCATGCGGAGGACTATGTATGA
- a CDS encoding ABC transporter ATP-binding protein, with translation MLMVQSLTIRYADKTVVHNFSLNVKEGEVVSIIGPNGSGKSTILKAMTRLIPCESGRVCIADRELRSLSTKQVSRLMCMLCQSNASPADMTVGELVSYGRMPHKKWYERLDAADEEVIQWALEQTGMQAYKERIVASLSGGETQRAWLAMALAQRPKVLLLDEPTTYLDIAHQLEVLELVRTLNRELGLTVVMVLHDLNHASAYSDRVCVIKDGILRLYGTPQDVFTMELIRSVYGVETEIQYGPDGDCPRIHVLQKWNRKAGDVHEAIG, from the coding sequence ATGCTGATGGTGCAGTCGTTGACTATCCGGTATGCGGACAAAACCGTAGTCCATAACTTTTCCCTCAATGTGAAGGAAGGGGAAGTCGTCTCGATTATCGGTCCGAACGGCTCGGGAAAATCAACGATACTGAAGGCGATGACCCGTCTCATTCCTTGCGAGAGCGGCCGGGTATGCATTGCCGATCGGGAACTGCGTTCGCTCAGCACGAAGCAAGTGTCCCGTCTCATGTGCATGCTCTGCCAGTCGAACGCGAGTCCGGCGGACATGACGGTAGGGGAACTGGTCAGCTACGGGCGCATGCCGCATAAGAAATGGTATGAGCGCCTCGACGCAGCGGATGAAGAAGTGATTCAATGGGCCTTGGAGCAGACGGGGATGCAGGCATACAAGGAGCGGATCGTCGCCTCCTTGTCTGGGGGAGAAACCCAGCGGGCCTGGCTGGCGATGGCGCTGGCCCAACGTCCGAAGGTGCTGCTGCTCGATGAGCCAACCACGTATTTGGACATTGCGCACCAATTGGAGGTGCTGGAACTCGTGCGGACGTTGAACCGCGAACTGGGGCTTACGGTCGTCATGGTGCTGCATGATCTGAACCATGCGAGCGCCTACAGCGATCGGGTCTGTGTGATCAAGGACGGAATTCTGCGCCTGTACGGCACGCCGCAGGACGTGTTCACGATGGAGCTTATCCGCAGCGTGTACGGCGTGGAGACCGAGATCCAATACGGGCCAGACGGCGATTGTCCGCGGATTCATGTCTTGCAAAAATGGAATAGAAAAGCGGGGGATGTTCATGAAGCCATTGGCTAA
- a CDS encoding HugZ family protein codes for MKPLANEAVKLQYMKLANRVKTLMLGTIDENGRPFVSYAPFVKKDGKLYIYISRIANHYRHVEANPDIDVMLIEDESNSANLFARERARFVCHAVNIGNEGHEELFERFEASFGAPMIRVLCGLDFSLFELTPLEGRYIAGFGQAYDIDLNSDRFEHIARDGHTQSAKQAAT; via the coding sequence ATGAAGCCATTGGCTAACGAAGCGGTAAAGCTTCAATATATGAAATTGGCGAATCGCGTGAAGACATTGATGCTGGGCACGATCGACGAGAACGGCCGGCCCTTTGTCTCCTATGCACCGTTCGTGAAGAAGGACGGGAAGCTGTATATCTATATTAGCCGCATTGCCAATCATTATCGGCATGTGGAGGCCAATCCGGACATCGATGTCATGCTGATTGAAGATGAATCCAATTCGGCGAACCTGTTCGCCCGCGAGCGCGCCCGCTTCGTGTGCCATGCCGTCAACATCGGCAATGAAGGCCATGAGGAGCTATTCGAACGGTTCGAAGCGTCGTTCGGCGCTCCCATGATTCGGGTGCTGTGCGGGCTCGATTTCTCGCTGTTCGAGCTGACGCCGCTGGAAGGCCGGTATATCGCAGGCTTCGGCCAGGCATATGATATCGATCTGAACAGCGACCGATTCGAACATATCGCGCGGGACGGTCATACACAATCCGCCAAGCAAGCTGCCACATGA
- a CDS encoding ABC transporter ATP-binding protein: MSQPILQVTGLEKRFNDFQALQDISFEIFPGEIVCFLGPNGAGKSTTINILAALLRYDGGEIRFQGERVEKHPVRLKESLGIVPQDIAIYENIPAEANVRFFASLYGLRGEALQRAAEEALDFVGLSGRKREKPQTFSGGMKRRLNIACAIAHKPRLIIMDEPTVGIDPQSRNHILESIKALRDEGASIIYTTHYMEEVEEIASRIIIIDHGRIIAIGTKDELKEQLEEEKLYNVEVEDASAANPDELYRIDGVKKVYVDHNRIRITTLKGIENLDKIIALLMSQGMKIINMTSAAASLEMVFLKLTGRTLRD, translated from the coding sequence ATGAGTCAACCGATATTGCAGGTGACGGGGTTGGAGAAGCGCTTCAACGATTTCCAGGCGCTGCAGGACATTTCGTTCGAGATTTTTCCGGGAGAGATCGTATGCTTTCTCGGGCCGAACGGGGCGGGGAAAAGCACGACCATCAACATATTGGCTGCGTTATTGCGATATGACGGCGGAGAAATCCGGTTCCAGGGGGAGCGGGTGGAGAAGCATCCAGTCCGGTTGAAGGAGAGCCTCGGCATCGTCCCGCAAGATATTGCGATATACGAGAATATTCCGGCGGAGGCCAATGTGAGATTTTTCGCCTCCTTGTACGGTCTGCGCGGCGAGGCGCTCCAGCGGGCGGCCGAGGAAGCGCTCGACTTCGTCGGGCTGTCCGGGCGGAAGCGGGAGAAGCCGCAGACGTTCTCCGGCGGCATGAAGCGCCGGTTGAATATCGCCTGCGCGATTGCGCACAAGCCCCGCCTCATCATTATGGATGAGCCGACTGTAGGCATCGATCCGCAGTCGCGCAATCATATTTTGGAATCGATCAAGGCGCTGCGCGACGAGGGGGCCAGTATCATTTATACGACGCATTATATGGAAGAAGTCGAAGAGATTGCGTCCCGCATTATTATCATCGATCACGGCCGCATTATCGCGATTGGCACGAAGGACGAATTGAAGGAGCAGCTGGAGGAAGAGAAGCTCTACAATGTCGAAGTAGAGGACGCCAGTGCAGCCAATCCGGATGAGTTGTACCGGATCGATGGCGTGAAAAAGGTGTACGTGGACCATAACCGCATCCGGATTACGACCTTAAAAGGAATCGAGAACCTCGATAAAATCATTGCGCTCCTGATGAGCCAGGGAATGAAAATTATCAATATGACGAGCGCGGCCGCCAGCCTGGAAATGGTCTTCCTCAAGCTGACCGGCCGGACGTTGCGAGATTGA
- a CDS encoding DinB family protein, which yields MTYSSVAVIWNTLHERFYNMANSLPEEALGLRIGAASVGYMLRHNAEVEYLFAEWFFRRALPPGLELLTSRGPAAGRDRAEFLDREGLLALLRASNQHVLEAMRELPEEAWRMAVDSPMGASTPLEAVSRLLYHTGLHAGQISLIQKHAQPAGQAT from the coding sequence ATGACCTATTCATCCGTAGCCGTGATATGGAACACGCTTCATGAGCGCTTCTACAATATGGCCAATAGCTTGCCGGAGGAAGCTCTGGGCTTGCGCATCGGGGCCGCCTCAGTCGGCTATATGCTCCGCCATAATGCGGAAGTCGAGTATTTGTTCGCGGAATGGTTTTTCCGGCGCGCGCTGCCTCCCGGGCTGGAGCTCCTGACGAGCCGCGGGCCGGCGGCAGGCCGGGATCGGGCCGAATTCTTAGACCGGGAAGGCCTGCTGGCCCTGCTGCGTGCCTCGAACCAACACGTGCTGGAAGCGATGCGCGAACTGCCCGAGGAGGCCTGGCGTATGGCGGTGGATTCGCCGATGGGAGCCTCGACGCCGCTGGAGGCGGTCAGCCGGCTGCTATACCATACCGGCCTGCATGCGGGCCAGATTTCCCTGATCCAGAAGCATGCCCAACCGGCCGGGCAAGCAACGTGA
- a CDS encoding helical backbone metal receptor: protein MIHRNGKAAVIIFIMMLVVAACGTAGTEQAGSAAPNQAVAEDNKGASGEAAQTEKGAEGTSSEAGSEQSANEEDEAMAELLKQFGEQKPARIVTLSVSITEILHELGIEPVGLPTTNSKLPESLADVPRIGSSHQPDLEQIAKLQPDVVLGPASIKDSMEKKLGPASLPSAYLPVDSLEQLKLSTKTLGRLLGRDDQANAFLQDIERQEREAIEQVKGKPAPKVMFLFGSAEALMLMNDNTFAGSLARNLGAVNVVSEELKLTEAYVPFNMESIVAANPDVILLVAHGDPDAVVKKFEEDVKKNGAWEKLNAFQNGKMATLDFELFGIASIVKAPDAYKEMARTLYE from the coding sequence ATGATACATAGAAACGGTAAGGCGGCCGTCATTATTTTCATTATGATGCTGGTTGTAGCAGCTTGCGGCACAGCGGGAACGGAGCAAGCAGGGAGCGCGGCGCCGAATCAAGCGGTTGCGGAAGATAACAAAGGCGCGAGCGGAGAGGCTGCCCAGACAGAGAAAGGCGCCGAGGGTACTAGCAGCGAAGCAGGCAGCGAGCAATCGGCGAATGAAGAGGATGAGGCGATGGCGGAGCTGCTCAAGCAGTTCGGTGAGCAGAAGCCTGCTCGCATCGTGACGTTATCCGTCTCGATTACGGAAATATTGCATGAGCTGGGCATCGAACCGGTCGGCTTGCCGACGACAAACAGCAAGCTGCCGGAGTCGCTGGCAGACGTCCCGCGCATCGGTTCGTCCCATCAGCCTGATCTTGAGCAGATCGCGAAGCTGCAGCCGGATGTTGTCCTGGGCCCGGCTTCGATTAAGGACAGCATGGAGAAGAAGCTCGGACCGGCTTCACTGCCAAGCGCTTATTTGCCTGTCGATTCTTTGGAGCAGCTGAAGCTGTCGACGAAGACGCTTGGCCGCTTGCTCGGCCGAGACGACCAGGCGAATGCTTTCCTGCAAGACATCGAGCGGCAGGAACGCGAAGCGATCGAACAGGTGAAGGGCAAGCCGGCGCCCAAGGTGATGTTCCTCTTCGGCTCGGCGGAAGCGCTGATGCTGATGAACGACAACACGTTCGCCGGAAGCCTGGCGCGCAATCTGGGGGCGGTCAATGTCGTGTCTGAAGAGCTGAAGCTCACAGAGGCTTATGTCCCGTTCAATATGGAGAGTATCGTCGCGGCGAATCCGGACGTCATTCTGCTCGTTGCCCACGGTGACCCGGATGCCGTCGTCAAAAAGTTCGAGGAGGACGTGAAGAAAAACGGCGCCTGGGAGAAGTTGAACGCCTTCCAGAACGGGAAGATGGCTACCCTTGACTTCGAGTTGTTCGGCATCGCTTCGATTGTCAAGGCGCCGGATGCTTATAAGGAAATGGCGCGCACTTTATATGAATAA